Proteins found in one Rhizobium sp. NZLR1 genomic segment:
- a CDS encoding ABC transporter permease: protein MTALLSLFGKPWIWSWLAAFIVWFLTIMVTLGASTLGLSQAALTFAAFSVIVGIGQMFVITLGPGNIDLSVPATMTLAGTVALKLMNVENGMILPGLLGAVVIGLVVGLGNYALIKALRIPPIIATLSMSFIVQSAAIWTNRGLRIKPPSMLAEFTTSNTLGVPNVAIVALVISLLAWFLLEKTIYGRWISAIGQSMPAARMAGIPVDGTRFVTYLFCAVLAAVAGYLLACFSGGAALNMGSEYLLMSIAVVVIGGTAVAGGDSNVPGIWGASLFMFLVVSMLNTYGVGAGIRLIMTGLIIISVIMLAGGRRAGMR from the coding sequence ATGACCGCACTCCTCAGCCTTTTCGGCAAACCCTGGATCTGGTCGTGGCTTGCCGCGTTCATCGTCTGGTTCCTGACGATCATGGTGACGCTCGGCGCCAGCACGCTCGGCCTGTCGCAGGCAGCACTCACCTTCGCTGCCTTCTCGGTCATCGTCGGCATCGGCCAGATGTTCGTCATCACTCTCGGTCCCGGCAATATCGATCTCTCGGTTCCCGCCACGATGACGCTTGCCGGCACGGTGGCGCTGAAGCTGATGAATGTCGAAAACGGCATGATCCTGCCCGGCCTTCTCGGTGCCGTCGTCATCGGCCTTGTCGTCGGCCTCGGCAATTATGCGCTGATCAAGGCGCTGCGCATTCCGCCGATCATCGCCACGCTGTCCATGAGCTTCATCGTCCAGTCCGCCGCGATCTGGACGAACCGGGGATTGCGCATCAAGCCTCCGAGCATGCTTGCGGAGTTCACCACCTCGAACACGCTCGGCGTGCCGAATGTGGCGATCGTCGCGCTTGTCATCTCGCTGCTTGCCTGGTTCCTGCTCGAGAAGACGATCTACGGGCGCTGGATCTCGGCGATCGGCCAGAGCATGCCGGCGGCGCGCATGGCCGGCATACCGGTGGACGGCACACGCTTCGTCACCTATCTGTTCTGCGCTGTGCTCGCCGCGGTCGCAGGCTATTTGCTTGCCTGTTTCTCCGGCGGCGCGGCGCTCAATATGGGCTCGGAATATCTGCTGATGTCGATCGCCGTCGTCGTGATCGGCGGCACGGCGGTTGCCGGCGGCGATTCCAACGTGCCGGGTATCTGGGGTGCATCGCTCTTCATGTTCCTGGTCGTCTCGATGCTCAACACTTACGGGGTCGGCGCGGGCATCCGCCTCATCATGACCGGCCTCATCATCATCAGCGTCATCATGCTCGCCGGCGGTCGCCGGGCCGGCATGCGATAA
- a CDS encoding Ku protein, translating to MVPRPHWKGYLKLSLVTCPVQMTPATSENEKVRFHTLNRETRNRVVSHYVDSVTGKEVKEEDEVKGYQRDENEYVILEDEELENVALDSTKTIDIEVFAPRDGVEWIWLDTPYYLSPDDPVGEEAFTVIRDAMAAENMVGISRLVISRRERAVMLEPRGKGIVLWTLRYGDEVRDAKTYFETVDDDAADSEMMPLVQQLIKKQTQHWSPKMVSDPVQDKLLDIIDAKRKQMKKPGKAKPKASEREEPAPSNVINIMDALRKSVEAENRSGKGKHPS from the coding sequence ATAGTGCCCCGCCCCCACTGGAAAGGCTATCTGAAGCTGTCGCTGGTGACCTGCCCCGTCCAGATGACGCCGGCCACGTCGGAAAACGAAAAGGTACGCTTCCACACTTTGAACCGGGAAACCCGGAACCGCGTCGTGAGCCACTATGTCGATTCCGTCACCGGCAAGGAGGTCAAGGAGGAGGACGAGGTCAAGGGCTATCAGCGCGATGAGAACGAGTATGTGATCCTCGAAGACGAGGAACTGGAAAACGTCGCGCTGGATAGTACCAAGACCATCGACATCGAGGTCTTCGCACCGCGCGACGGTGTCGAATGGATCTGGCTCGATACGCCCTATTACCTCTCTCCGGACGACCCGGTCGGTGAGGAGGCGTTCACGGTTATCCGCGACGCCATGGCAGCCGAGAATATGGTCGGTATTTCCAGGCTGGTGATCTCGAGGCGGGAACGCGCCGTCATGCTCGAGCCACGCGGCAAGGGTATCGTGCTCTGGACGCTGCGTTACGGTGACGAGGTTCGCGACGCCAAGACCTATTTCGAGACGGTTGACGATGACGCAGCCGACAGCGAGATGATGCCGCTGGTTCAACAGCTGATCAAAAAGCAGACGCAGCACTGGAGCCCGAAAATGGTCTCCGATCCGGTTCAGGACAAGCTTCTCGATATCATCGATGCGAAGCGGAAGCAGATGAAAAAGCCGGGCAAGGCGAAGCCCAAGGCGAGCGAAAGGGAAGAGCCGGCGCCGAGCAACGTCATTAACATCATGGATGCGCTTCGCAAGTCGGTCGAAGCGGAAAACCGGTCCGGGAAGGGCAAACATCCATCATGA
- a CDS encoding sensor histidine kinase gives MLHLAPAAMFDHYLGISRLLAGQLDFRSAIRSVAAEVAHIIPHDHLDVCVLLEGGNYHTAYETGIETAWGNLAGAPVVNSPIRSLLWGEVDFLLADDAMTDPRFHFEGAFKRPIVEESLRSRLHVPMKVQGTIIAALSCSSRTAGVYTMEDIERARIIADLLTPYFFALQAAEQAQRSAIVEAEARAREEGLRQGALKLTEALEQERQRIGMDLHDQTLADLTRLARRIDRLSRNGEVAPEALEPVSRSLQHCMQDLRQIIEQAKPSVLQLFGLAQAIEHHLDRSTRDTGSAIEWGLVDETHGALERLEPTVSVALFRIAQEAINNAVRHAAPLAVTVRLEADGERLSIEIFDDGTGLAKARGRIGGGIDNMKTRARLISARFATGPGHNNRGTVVRVVLPLTPHDPASGPDRGETR, from the coding sequence ATGCTGCATCTCGCACCCGCAGCCATGTTCGACCACTATCTCGGTATTTCTCGGCTGCTCGCGGGCCAGCTCGACTTCCGCTCGGCTATCCGTTCGGTTGCGGCCGAAGTCGCTCATATCATCCCGCACGACCATCTCGATGTCTGTGTGCTTCTTGAGGGAGGCAACTACCATACGGCCTACGAGACGGGCATCGAAACCGCCTGGGGCAACCTTGCCGGCGCGCCCGTGGTCAACAGCCCGATCCGTTCGCTGCTCTGGGGCGAGGTGGACTTTCTGCTGGCGGACGACGCCATGACGGACCCGCGTTTCCACTTCGAGGGCGCCTTCAAGCGGCCGATCGTCGAAGAGTCGCTGAGGAGCCGCCTGCATGTGCCGATGAAGGTGCAGGGCACGATCATCGCCGCGCTCTCCTGTTCGTCGCGAACGGCGGGCGTCTACACGATGGAGGATATCGAACGCGCCCGCATCATCGCCGACCTGCTGACCCCCTATTTCTTCGCGCTGCAGGCTGCCGAGCAGGCGCAACGCTCGGCCATCGTCGAGGCGGAGGCTCGCGCCCGCGAGGAGGGATTGCGGCAGGGGGCGCTGAAGCTGACCGAGGCACTGGAGCAGGAACGCCAGCGGATCGGCATGGACCTGCACGACCAGACGCTTGCCGACCTGACGCGGCTTGCCCGCCGGATCGACCGGCTGTCGCGCAACGGCGAGGTGGCGCCCGAGGCGCTGGAGCCGGTCTCCCGTTCCCTGCAGCATTGCATGCAGGATCTGCGGCAGATCATCGAACAGGCAAAGCCCTCGGTGCTCCAGCTCTTCGGTCTCGCGCAGGCGATCGAGCATCATCTCGACCGATCGACCCGCGACACGGGATCGGCCATCGAATGGGGCCTCGTCGACGAAACGCATGGTGCACTGGAGCGGTTGGAACCGACCGTCAGCGTCGCGCTATTCCGGATCGCCCAGGAGGCGATCAACAATGCGGTGCGCCATGCCGCCCCGCTGGCCGTGACCGTGCGGCTTGAGGCCGACGGGGAGCGGCTGTCGATCGAAATCTTCGACGATGGGACCGGGCTCGCCAAGGCGCGGGGACGGATCGGCGGCGGCATCGACAATATGAAGACCCGTGCGCGGCTGATCTCAGCGCGCTTCGCCACCGGCCCCGGCCACAACAATCGCGGGACTGTGGTGCGCGTCGTGCTACCGCTAACCCCGCACGACCCGGCGAGCGGCCCGGACCGAGGAGAGACACGATGA
- the ligD gene encoding non-homologous end-joining DNA ligase → MTRSRRPSLPFLNESNTTLQSRPIRKRDPDQPGLPFDPMPARIEPCLALLKPTVPLGSDWLYEAKWDGYRLAIHIEPKSVRVITRGGHDWTDRFPTIAAAAKELGVATAILDGEAVVMDEHGRSDFGALQRSLGGRGGKRVSSESMLYAFDLLYLDGHDLTGTELAVRRHLLEDLIPEGGNGQIRFSEEIDQPAEDLLEHACHHRLEGIIAKHRDRPYRSGRTGDWLKIKCVESESFMIVGYEQSASARGGIGSLLLAGKKGFDWISVGSVGTGFSTSDAEHLKKTLDRLKTTRPVVPLKGKRYVFVQPTLIAEIEFRGWTDDGSLRHASYKGLREVQDNAAVFDMTGFGS, encoded by the coding sequence ATGACGCGTTCGCGCCGCCCCTCATTACCATTTCTCAACGAGTCCAACACAACGCTGCAGTCTCGTCCGATCCGCAAGCGCGATCCCGACCAGCCAGGCCTGCCCTTCGATCCAATGCCGGCGAGGATCGAGCCCTGCCTTGCGCTGCTGAAACCCACCGTGCCGCTGGGTTCGGATTGGCTCTACGAGGCGAAGTGGGATGGCTACCGGCTGGCGATCCATATCGAGCCGAAGAGCGTTCGTGTCATTACGCGTGGTGGCCATGACTGGACCGACCGCTTTCCCACCATCGCCGCGGCGGCCAAAGAACTGGGTGTGGCCACCGCCATACTGGACGGGGAAGCGGTGGTTATGGACGAGCACGGCCGATCGGATTTCGGCGCATTGCAACGTTCGCTCGGCGGTCGAGGCGGCAAGCGGGTCTCGTCCGAGTCGATGCTCTACGCCTTCGACCTTTTGTATCTTGACGGACATGACCTGACCGGCACCGAACTCGCCGTGCGTCGGCACCTTCTTGAAGACCTGATACCAGAAGGCGGCAATGGGCAGATCCGCTTTTCCGAAGAGATAGACCAGCCGGCCGAAGACCTCCTCGAGCATGCCTGCCATCATCGGCTGGAGGGCATCATCGCCAAGCATCGCGACCGGCCCTACCGCAGTGGCCGAACAGGCGACTGGCTGAAGATCAAATGCGTTGAGAGCGAGAGCTTCATGATCGTCGGTTACGAACAGTCGGCATCCGCGCGCGGCGGCATCGGCAGCCTGCTGCTCGCCGGCAAGAAGGGTTTTGACTGGATTTCCGTGGGGTCGGTCGGAACCGGTTTTAGCACTAGCGATGCCGAGCACCTGAAAAAGACGCTCGACCGATTGAAGACGACCCGGCCGGTCGTTCCCCTGAAGGGCAAGCGCTACGTCTTCGTGCAGCCGACACTGATCGCCGAGATCGAGTTTCGCGGTTGGACCGATGACGGCAGTCTCCGCCACGCTTCGTATAAAGGGCTGCGCGAGGTTCAGGACAACGCGGCCGTGTTCGATATGACCGGCTTCGGCAGTTGA
- a CDS encoding sugar ABC transporter ATP-binding protein: MDEVLKAVIAVDGAKVSFGAVRALDGVTLRVMPGECVGLVGHNGAGKSTIVSVINGGLTPHEGSVASDGERLERYGINVARARGVRCVFQELSLCPNLSIVENTRIMHRHLGGFGWRRRAEKIIEKSLDAVFPGHGIDSSRAVGDLSIAERQMVEISMAFSDAGVAPRLVILDEPTSSLDASLARQMLDHVRRFIAAGGSVIFISHILHEILETSDRIVVMKDGRVVAERPAQGFDHHGLVEAMGTVAKEETKQRPGREQSTAPLILSHQTKGLPFAARKGEIIGLAGLAGHGQTELLLALHAAQSGNWLPERDPLVTFVAGDRRLNGVFELWSILRNFSIASLGDLTRRGLILSGEEEMKGADWRRRIEIRTPDMANRILSLSGGNQQKVLFARALSTRAPIVLMDDPMRGVDVGTKQEVYAIIRDEAARGRTFIWYSTEMDEVSLCDRVYVFREGRITAELAGDAVNEKNIIAASFEGLAA, encoded by the coding sequence ATGGATGAGGTTTTGAAGGCGGTGATCGCCGTCGATGGCGCCAAGGTGAGCTTCGGCGCGGTCAGGGCGCTCGACGGCGTCACACTCCGCGTCATGCCGGGCGAATGCGTCGGGCTCGTCGGACATAACGGAGCCGGCAAATCGACGATCGTCAGCGTGATCAACGGCGGCCTCACACCGCACGAAGGAAGTGTGGCAAGCGACGGCGAGCGGCTGGAGCGCTATGGCATCAACGTGGCGCGAGCCCGCGGCGTGCGCTGCGTCTTCCAGGAGCTTTCGCTCTGTCCCAACCTCTCCATCGTCGAGAACACGCGCATCATGCATCGTCATCTCGGCGGTTTCGGCTGGCGCAGGCGCGCCGAAAAAATCATCGAGAAGAGCCTCGATGCCGTCTTTCCCGGCCATGGTATCGACAGCAGCCGGGCCGTGGGCGATCTTTCGATCGCCGAGCGGCAGATGGTCGAGATATCAATGGCCTTTTCCGACGCCGGTGTTGCGCCGCGGCTGGTGATCCTCGACGAACCGACCTCGTCACTCGATGCAAGCCTTGCCCGCCAGATGCTCGATCATGTCCGCCGCTTCATCGCCGCCGGCGGATCGGTCATCTTCATCTCGCATATTCTGCACGAGATCCTCGAAACCTCCGACCGCATCGTCGTCATGAAGGACGGCCGCGTCGTCGCCGAGCGTCCGGCGCAGGGCTTCGACCATCACGGCCTTGTGGAAGCGATGGGCACCGTCGCCAAGGAGGAAACCAAGCAGCGCCCGGGGCGCGAACAATCCACCGCTCCGCTCATTCTGTCCCATCAGACGAAAGGCCTGCCCTTCGCTGCCCGCAAGGGAGAAATCATCGGACTGGCGGGACTGGCCGGCCACGGGCAGACCGAACTGCTGCTTGCCCTGCATGCCGCCCAGTCCGGCAACTGGCTGCCTGAGCGCGATCCGCTCGTCACCTTCGTCGCCGGCGACCGCCGCCTTAACGGCGTCTTCGAACTCTGGAGCATCCTGCGCAACTTCTCCATCGCCTCGCTCGGTGACCTCACCCGGCGCGGCCTGATCCTTTCCGGCGAAGAGGAGATGAAGGGCGCCGACTGGAGGCGGCGGATCGAAATCCGCACGCCCGATATGGCCAATCGCATCCTGTCGCTTTCCGGCGGCAACCAGCAGAAGGTGCTCTTCGCCCGCGCACTTTCAACGCGCGCGCCGATCGTGCTGATGGACGATCCGATGCGCGGCGTCGACGTCGGGACCAAGCAGGAGGTCTACGCCATCATCCGCGACGAAGCGGCGCGTGGCCGCACCTTCATCTGGTACTCGACCGAAATGGACGAAGTGAGCCTCTGTGACCGCGTCTACGTCTTCCGCGAAGGCCGCATCACCGCCGAACTTGCGGGCGACGCGGTCAACGAGAAGAATATCATCGCCGCCTCCTTCGAAGGGCTCGCCGCATGA
- a CDS encoding response regulator transcription factor, whose translation MKVLIVEDDPLHRSYLHEAVNAALPECDTVIEAENGTVGEKLARDHKSAHIVMDLQMVSRNGIEAARTIWKERPETRILFWSNYSDEAYVRGVSRIVPDGAAYGYVLKSASDERLKLALRSIFIESQCVIDREVRGLQQKSLGQANGFTDSEYEILVDIALGLTDRAIAKRRSLSLRSVQNRLQQLYDKLDVYQSAGDDHEDGRFNLRARAITVAFLRKLLNYSALERAEAELQEWLDGK comes from the coding sequence ATGAAGGTTCTGATCGTCGAGGACGACCCGCTGCACCGTTCCTATCTGCATGAGGCTGTCAACGCCGCCCTGCCGGAATGCGATACGGTGATCGAGGCTGAGAACGGCACCGTCGGCGAGAAGCTCGCCCGCGACCACAAGTCGGCGCATATCGTCATGGACCTGCAGATGGTCAGCCGCAACGGCATCGAGGCGGCACGCACCATCTGGAAGGAGCGGCCGGAGACCCGCATCCTGTTCTGGTCGAATTATTCGGACGAGGCCTATGTGCGCGGCGTCTCGCGCATCGTGCCGGATGGCGCAGCCTACGGCTATGTGCTGAAATCCGCCTCCGACGAGCGGCTGAAGCTGGCGCTGCGCTCGATCTTCATCGAGAGCCAGTGCGTCATCGACCGCGAGGTGCGCGGCCTGCAGCAAAAGAGCCTCGGCCAGGCGAACGGCTTTACCGATTCCGAATACGAGATCCTCGTCGATATCGCGCTCGGTCTCACCGACCGGGCCATTGCCAAACGCCGCAGCCTGTCGCTGCGTAGCGTGCAGAACCGCCTGCAGCAGCTCTACGACAAGCTCGACGTCTACCAGAGCGCCGGCGACGACCACGAGGACGGCCGCTTCAATCTCCGCGCCCGCGCCATTACGGTGGCTTTCCTGCGCAAGCTGCTGAACTACAGCGCTCTGGAGCGGGCCGAGGCAGAGCTGCAGGAGTGGCTAGACGGAAAGTAG
- a CDS encoding SMP-30/gluconolactonase/LRE family protein yields MAEASIYEIHDPRFRQLIVTSAALDELYSGCRWAEGPVWFNDANQLLWSDIPNQRMLRWTPESGVSVYRQPSNFANGHTRDRQGRLISCEHGARRVTRTEVDGSITVLADRFEGAKLNSPNDVVVKSDGTIWFTDPTYGIMSDYEGYRAVPEQPTRNVYRLDPATGGLATVATDFIQPNGLAFSPDETILYVADSAASHDESLPRHIRAFDVVDGLRLQNGRVFCLIDSGIPDGIRTDVNGNLWSSAGDGVHCFDPMGKLIGKIRVPQTVANLTFGGPRRNRLFIAATRSVYSVYVALSGAQMP; encoded by the coding sequence ATGGCCGAGGCCAGCATCTACGAAATCCACGACCCGCGCTTCCGGCAGCTGATCGTGACGAGCGCCGCTCTCGACGAACTTTATTCCGGTTGCCGCTGGGCGGAGGGTCCCGTCTGGTTCAACGATGCGAACCAGCTGCTGTGGAGCGACATTCCCAATCAGCGCATGCTGCGATGGACGCCCGAGAGTGGTGTCTCCGTCTACCGGCAACCCTCCAACTTCGCCAACGGCCATACACGCGACCGGCAGGGGCGGCTGATCTCCTGCGAACATGGCGCCCGCCGCGTCACGCGCACCGAGGTCGATGGCTCGATCACCGTGCTCGCCGATCGTTTCGAGGGCGCCAAGCTGAATTCGCCGAACGACGTGGTGGTGAAATCCGACGGCACGATCTGGTTCACCGACCCCACCTACGGCATCATGTCGGACTATGAAGGCTATCGCGCCGTACCGGAGCAGCCGACCCGCAACGTCTACCGGCTCGATCCGGCGACCGGGGGGCTTGCGACTGTCGCCACCGATTTCATCCAGCCGAACGGCCTTGCCTTCTCCCCCGACGAGACGATTCTCTATGTGGCGGATTCAGCCGCAAGCCATGATGAGAGCCTGCCGCGCCATATAAGGGCTTTCGACGTGGTCGACGGCCTCAGGCTTCAAAACGGCCGCGTCTTCTGCCTGATCGACAGCGGCATTCCGGACGGCATCCGCACCGATGTGAACGGAAACCTCTGGTCGAGTGCCGGTGATGGCGTGCATTGCTTCGATCCGATGGGAAAACTGATCGGCAAGATCCGCGTGCCGCAAACCGTCGCCAACCTCACCTTCGGCGGGCCGAGGCGCAACCGGCTGTTTATTGCGGCGACGCGTTCGGTGTATTCGGTCTATGTCGCACTCAGCGGTGCTCAGATGCCGTAA
- a CDS encoding ABC transporter substrate-binding protein gives MTIRKMLLASAAIACAAMPVSAFADTAAKKIALSNNYAGNSWRQAMLTSWGKVTGEAVKAGAVAAADPFTTAENQATEQAAQIQNMILQGYDAIVLNAASPTALNGAVKEACDAGITVVSFDGIVTEPCAWRIAVNFKEMGRSEVEYLSKKLPDGGNLLEIRGLAGVFVDDEISAGIHDGVKQFPQFKIVGSVHGDWAQDVAQKAVAGILPSLPDIAGVVTQGGDGYGAAQAIAATDRKMPIIIMGNREDELKWWKEQKEAKSYETMSVSIAPGVSTLAFWVAQQILDGKQVKKDLVVPFLRIDQDNLETNLANTQAGGVANVEYTQADAIKVIESAK, from the coding sequence ATGACAATCCGCAAGATGCTTCTGGCATCGGCCGCTATTGCTTGCGCCGCGATGCCCGTTTCCGCCTTTGCCGACACAGCGGCCAAGAAAATCGCCCTTTCCAACAACTATGCCGGCAATTCGTGGCGCCAAGCCATGCTGACGAGCTGGGGAAAGGTGACGGGTGAAGCCGTGAAGGCCGGCGCCGTTGCCGCAGCCGACCCTTTCACCACCGCCGAGAACCAGGCGACGGAACAGGCCGCGCAGATCCAGAACATGATCCTGCAGGGCTATGACGCCATCGTGCTGAACGCAGCCTCGCCGACGGCGCTGAACGGCGCGGTCAAGGAGGCCTGCGACGCCGGCATCACCGTCGTTTCCTTTGATGGCATCGTGACCGAGCCCTGCGCCTGGCGCATCGCCGTCAACTTCAAGGAAATGGGCCGCAGCGAAGTCGAGTACCTGTCGAAGAAACTGCCTGATGGCGGCAACCTGCTCGAAATCCGCGGCCTTGCCGGTGTCTTCGTCGACGACGAGATCTCGGCAGGCATCCACGACGGCGTCAAGCAGTTCCCGCAGTTCAAGATTGTCGGCTCCGTTCATGGAGACTGGGCGCAAGACGTGGCGCAGAAGGCTGTTGCCGGCATCCTGCCGAGCTTGCCCGACATCGCCGGCGTGGTAACGCAGGGCGGCGACGGTTATGGCGCCGCACAGGCGATTGCGGCGACAGACCGGAAGATGCCGATCATTATCATGGGCAACCGTGAAGACGAACTGAAGTGGTGGAAGGAGCAGAAAGAGGCGAAGAGCTACGAGACCATGTCCGTGTCCATCGCGCCGGGTGTCTCCACGCTCGCCTTCTGGGTCGCCCAGCAGATCCTCGACGGCAAGCAAGTCAAGAAGGACCTCGTCGTGCCCTTCCTGCGCATCGACCAGGACAATCTCGAAACCAACCTTGCCAATACCCAGGCCGGCGGCGTTGCCAACGTGGAATACACGCAGGCAGACGCGATCAAGGTCATCGAGTCGGCAAAGTAA
- a CDS encoding Ku protein, which yields MVAPRANWKGYIKFGEVAFPVALYTAASSSERIAFNTLNRKTGNRVRREFVDSETGDAVERDDQVKGFEIEDGRYVVLEPDEVAAAIPNSDKTLKVEAFIPIDEVDDVYFDKPYYLAPDKMGSDAYKLLRDGMTKAKVAAIARTVLFRRLRTVLIRPHGSGLIGSTLNYDYEVRSSEKAFEEMPDLKIEGEMLELAKHIINTKKGQFDPKQFEDRYEKAVAELVKAKIEGRTLPKKKAVAASKPSDLLQALRESAGMSAPAKTKRTAANANAGKSRQKATRASGSKGRSTGAHQRRAG from the coding sequence ATGGTTGCGCCGCGAGCGAATTGGAAGGGCTATATCAAGTTCGGAGAAGTCGCGTTTCCCGTTGCGCTCTACACGGCGGCATCCTCTTCCGAACGGATCGCCTTCAATACCTTGAATCGAAAGACCGGCAATCGTGTCCGGCGCGAGTTCGTCGATAGCGAAACCGGCGATGCCGTCGAGCGCGACGATCAGGTCAAAGGCTTCGAGATTGAGGATGGGCGATACGTCGTCCTCGAACCCGATGAAGTCGCGGCCGCAATTCCAAACAGCGACAAGACGCTGAAGGTCGAAGCGTTCATTCCCATTGACGAGGTCGACGACGTCTATTTCGACAAGCCTTATTATCTTGCTCCTGACAAGATGGGCAGCGATGCCTACAAGCTGCTGCGCGACGGCATGACGAAAGCCAAGGTCGCCGCAATTGCCCGCACGGTTCTGTTCAGGCGCCTGCGCACCGTTCTCATTCGGCCGCATGGCAGCGGCCTCATTGGCTCCACCTTGAACTACGACTATGAGGTCCGCTCGTCGGAAAAGGCTTTCGAGGAGATGCCGGATCTGAAGATCGAGGGCGAGATGCTGGAGCTTGCCAAACACATCATCAACACGAAAAAAGGCCAGTTCGATCCCAAGCAGTTCGAAGACCGGTATGAAAAGGCGGTGGCGGAGCTGGTGAAGGCCAAGATAGAGGGCCGGACTCTGCCGAAGAAAAAGGCGGTCGCCGCGTCCAAGCCGAGCGATCTTCTGCAGGCGCTGCGTGAAAGTGCGGGAATGTCCGCGCCTGCCAAGACCAAACGCACCGCGGCCAACGCCAATGCCGGCAAGAGCAGGCAAAAAGCCACTCGAGCGTCCGGATCCAAGGGCCGCAGCACCGGCGCCCACCAGCGCCGTGCCGGCTGA
- a CDS encoding ABC transporter permease has translation MTFRLSSDAMRLAIPALSLTLLLAAVFWLQPRAMSYVGLNLLFNLAVPIALATIAQMLVMAVNDLDLSMGTFVSFVACVTATFLRDAPLTGILILAGAIAIYAGLGVVIHLRNLPSIVVTLGMSFVWGGLAVLLLPAPGGQAPDWVRWLMTVKPPLVPMAIVASIIIAAVAHLLVMRSSLGVLIRGIGGNQRSVERAGWSIVAARASAYGLAGLFAVLAGIALVGLTTSADANIALRYTLLSIAGVILGGGEFIGGRVSPVGAVIGALTLTLAGSFLSFLRISPDWQIGAQGAILIIVLALRLMLNRLEKREKRR, from the coding sequence ATGACGTTCCGGCTGTCGTCCGACGCCATGCGTCTTGCCATCCCCGCTCTGTCGCTGACGCTGCTGCTCGCCGCCGTCTTCTGGCTGCAGCCGCGCGCCATGAGCTATGTCGGGCTCAACCTGCTGTTCAATCTGGCTGTGCCCATCGCGCTGGCGACGATCGCCCAGATGCTGGTGATGGCGGTCAACGATCTCGATCTCTCGATGGGCACCTTCGTCAGCTTCGTCGCCTGCGTAACCGCAACCTTTCTGCGGGATGCTCCACTGACCGGCATCCTGATCCTTGCCGGCGCGATCGCCATCTATGCGGGCCTCGGTGTCGTCATCCATTTGCGCAACCTGCCGTCCATTGTCGTCACCCTCGGTATGAGCTTCGTCTGGGGCGGCCTTGCCGTGCTGTTGCTGCCGGCACCCGGCGGTCAGGCGCCGGACTGGGTGCGCTGGCTGATGACCGTCAAACCGCCACTGGTGCCGATGGCGATCGTCGCCAGTATTATCATCGCCGCTGTCGCTCATCTTCTCGTTATGCGCTCCTCGCTTGGCGTGCTGATCCGCGGCATCGGCGGCAACCAGCGCTCGGTCGAGCGCGCCGGCTGGTCGATTGTCGCAGCGCGCGCCAGCGCCTACGGTCTTGCCGGCTTGTTTGCGGTGCTTGCCGGCATCGCCCTCGTCGGCCTGACGACCTCCGCCGATGCCAATATCGCGCTGCGCTACACGTTGCTGTCGATCGCCGGCGTCATCCTCGGCGGCGGCGAGTTCATCGGCGGCCGCGTCTCCCCTGTCGGCGCCGTCATCGGCGCGTTGACCCTGACGCTTGCCGGCTCGTTCCTATCCTTCCTGCGCATCTCGCCGGACTGGCAGATCGGGGCTCAGGGCGCGATCCTGATCATCGTGCTCGCGCTTCGCCTGATGCTGAACCGCTTGGAGAAGCGGGAGAAACGCCGATGA